In Electrophorus electricus isolate fEleEle1 chromosome 1, fEleEle1.pri, whole genome shotgun sequence, a single window of DNA contains:
- the eif4a3 gene encoding eukaryotic initiation factor 4A-III, whose product MAAAAASGRKRLLKEEDMTKVEFETSEEVDVTPTFDTMGLREDLLRGIYAYGFEKPSAIQQRAIKQIIKGRDVIAQSQSGTGKTATFCVSVLQCLDIQVRETQALILAPTRELAGQIQKVLLALGDYMNVQCHACIGGTNVGEDIRKLDYGQHVVAGTPGRVFDMIRRRSLRTRAIKMLVLDEADEMLNKGFKEQIYDVYRYLPPATQVVLISATLPHEILEMTNKFMTDPIRILVKRDELTLEGIKQFFVAVEREEWKFDTLCDLYDTLTITQAVIFCNTKRKVDWLTEKMREANFTVSSMHGDMPQKERESIMKEFRSGASRVLISTDVWARGLDVPQVSLIINYDLPNNRELYIHRIGRSGRYGRKGVAINFVKNDDIRILRDIEQYYSTQIDEMPMNVADLI is encoded by the exons ATGGCCGCAGCTGCTGCAAGTGGAAGAAAGCGACTCCTGAAGGAGGAGGATATGACCAAAGTGGAGTTTGAGACTAGCGAAGAGGTCGACGTTACGCCGACGTTTGACACGATGGGCCTGCGTGAGGATCTCCTCCGTGGGATTTACGCTTATG GCTTTGAGAAGCCATCAGCAATCCAGCAAAGAGCCATCAAGCAAATAATAAAGGGGAGAGATGTAATTGCTCA GTCGCAGTCAGGTACTGGTAAAACGGCAACATTTTGCGTGTCGGTGTTGCAGTGTCTGGACATCCAG GTTCGTGAGACCCAAGCCCTAATTTTGGCTCCAACTAGAGAACTGGCTGGACAAATTCAAAAG GTTCTTCTTGCTCTGGGTGACTACATGAATGTGCAGTGCCATGCTTGTATTGGTGGCACAAACGTGGGCGAAGACATTCGGAAGCTGGACTATGGGCAGCACGTGGTAGCAGGAACACCTGGCAGAGTGTTTG ATATGATCCGCAGGAGAAGTCTGAGGACCCGTGCAATTAAGATGCTGGTTCTCGATGAAGCTGATGAAATGCTTAACAAAG GTTTTAAAGAGCAGATCTATGATGTGTACCGGTACCTGCCTCCTGCAACTCAGGTGGTTCTGATCAGTGCCACCCTGCCACACGAGATCCTGGAGATGACAAACAAATTCATGACAGACCCTATCCGTATTCTGGTGAAGCG TGATGAGTTGACGCTGGAGGGTATTAAGCAGTTCTTTGTGGCTGTGGAGAGGGAAGAGTGGAAGTTTGACACACTCTGTGACCTGTATGATACTCTCACCATCACGCAAGCTGTCATCTTTTGCAACACCAAACGGAAG GTGGACTGGCTAACTGAAAAGATGAGAGAGGCAAACTTCACAGTGTCATCTATGCATGGAGACATGccacagaaggagagagagtccATCATGAAAGAGTTCCGATCTGGAGCCAG CCGAGTGCTGATCTCTACAGACGTGTGGGCCAGAGGTCTAGATGTGCCTCAAGTATCCCTCATCATCAATTATGATCTGCCTAACAACAGAGAGTTGTACATTCACAG AATTGGCCGATCAGGGCGTTACGGCCGCAAGGGTGTGGCCATCAACTTTGTGAAGAATGATGACATCCGTATCCTTCGTGACATTGAGCAGTACTACTCAACGCAGATTGATGAAATGCCAATGAATG tggCTGATCTAATCTGA